A stretch of the Aegilops tauschii subsp. strangulata cultivar AL8/78 chromosome 4, Aet v6.0, whole genome shotgun sequence genome encodes the following:
- the LOC109757275 gene encoding phosphatidylinositol transfer protein PDR17 yields MFRRKHASHFNSDDAEQRQAKINELRAALGPMSARGEKYCSEACLARYLEARNWNVDKSRKMLEESLKWRALSRPEDIRWPDVSVEAETGKMYRATFTDREGRTVVIMRPAKQNTSSHEGQLRYLIYTLENAVLSLPQGLDKMVWLIDFTGWTLANATPIKTARDSANILQNHYPERLSVAFLFNPPKVFEAFFKVIKVFLDPKSIQKVNFVYKDNEESMKTMYKHIDPEVLPVEFGGKNIVVYNHEDYSKLMTKDDIKTASFWAADGSHAVNGGSVPQVIPQSSPIVAKAS; encoded by the exons ATGTTTCGTAGGAAGCACGCTTCTCATTTCAATTCAGATGATGCTGAGCAGCGACAAGCAAAG ATCAACGAACTGAGAGCTGCACTTGGGCCTATGTCTGCCCGTGGCGAAAAGTACTGCAGTGAAGCATGCTTGGCAAGGTATCTCGAAGCCCGCAACTGGAATGTCGACAAGTCTAGGAAAATGTTGGAAGAAAGTCTCAAGTGGAGGGCACTTAGCAGGCCTGAGGATATTCGCTGG CCTGATGTTTCTGTGGAAGCAGAAACAGGTAAAATGTACAGGGCAACTTTCACCGATAGAGAAGGGAGAACTGTCGTTATTATGAGACCTGCAAAGCAG AATACATCGTCTCATGAAGGCCAGTTGCGGTATCTTATATACACCCTGGAGAATGCAGTTCTCAGCCTGCCTCAGGGTCTAGACAAAATGGTGTGGTTGATAGACTTCACAGGATGGACACTGGCCAATGCAACCCCCATAAAGACTGCCAGAGACAGTGCGAATATCCTGCAAAACCATTACCCTGAGAGGCTCTCTGTTGCGTTTTTGTTCAATCCCCCCAAAGTATTTGAGGCTTTCTTTAAG GTTATCAAAGTATTCCTTGACCCGAAATCAATCCAGAAAGTCAACTTTGTGTACAAGGACAACGAGGAGAGTATGAAGACAATGTACAAGCACATTGATCCAGAAGTCCTTCCGGTGGAGTTTGGAGGGAAGAACATTGTGGTGTACAACCATGAGGATTACTCCAAGTTGATGACAAAGGATGACATCAAAACAGCAAGCTTTTGGGCGGCAGACGGTAGCCATGCCGTAAATGGGGGCTCGGTGCCTCAGGTCATACCGCAGTCCTCACCAATTGTTGCTAAAGCAAGTTGA